The genomic stretch caaaactcttattcttagttatagtgtaaatatcagacccaatagtttgatacaacccgtCCTTGTTGAGaggatagccggaaacaaggttctttctcatttatggagtgtgaaggacatctttcagcatgagtgtcttcccagaagtaaacttcaactctaccgtaccagaacctttcaccatagtgctctgagtgtctcccaacaacactttcttatccttggttttagcataagtcttaaacatggacctatcaaaacaacaatgacgcgaagcaccactgtctatccaccacccatcagatccaccaaccatgtagaactctggattaGAGACCATGGAagttataacgtcacccacaacattacactagtggaaaacagaagttccgcgaccgtcaggacaagtcatatatacgagttataTGACCAGTTTTAACCGTCTCTGTTGGGGTCTCTGATAAAGCGTCTCTGTTTGGTACGACCCAACGCCATGGGTCTCAGAATAACGACCGATTATAAGGGTAACGAGGTACAGACCCTTAACCGTGGGTCtcatatttaaattataatataaaaaaatatagatTCAGATTTACTGAAATGCCTGAATGGGTAAATCTGAAATGATCTGACTGCatcaaagtcaagtcaagtcaaagtcaagtcaaatcaAATGGAAGactgaaattcaaatttaaactcaaatttgagaattccacattcattcattttatccactgggtttaaaattacacaaaaaaaaagattgaaatcCTTAGTTCAGAGCAATACATATGTTCGAGATAGCTAGTAAGTTCTAAGATTAAACAACATGATTAACTAATAGAaaattgattaaacaacaaaatgttAACATTCCCAACTCCCCAATTGAGAAGATACTTCATAATGGTGTATCTGTAGCAAAAGTAAGTTATGATTCTcaaaaattgaagaaataaagGGACATAAATGTGCATATCCAAATAAATTAGATAGGATGAGTATGACTTACCAGTAAGTACGTGATGGGTATGATCACTTCCTTCAAATTAGACTTAAAACCATGCCTACAACAGATGATATATTGATTAGTCAAGAAATTGGATGGTACAAGCACAAGGTAAACACCAAGAGAAGAGACAACAagaaaaaacaccaaaaattATACTTAAGCATCTAACTGATACGTTATGGATATTAATCATACAAACAAAACCATTGTTTATGCCTCTACTTTATAGACTTtatcaattaaagaaataaatgaaagaaaatgtAATGGTACTAACAATTAGAGAACTTATCAAGCCAAAAGAACCAAATCATGCATTTGTACACAAAAATTATTGTACACGTAAGTGCAGTAGGCTAAAAGAATAGATGCCCAATGCCTAAAAATGACCGACACTTGATGATACTAACTGTGGGGgtgggtggggggtggggggtggggggatTAATGTTTAAACAAAAAGGACATATATAAAACTATTAAGAAGCaaataaattgaaaaaataaCAAGGGAACATTCATGTTACTACAAGAGTGAAATTATGCACTTCTTAATTCTAAAATATATAATCCAACAGTCTAAATTGAATTCCATCATTTGAACATAAAGTTTGAGAATAAAGTTTGAGACTAGTTAGCTTTAGGGAAAATATGAATACCTAGTAAGGAAAACGAGAGCCAGTGCGACTGGCAATAGACGGTTGACCCAACTGCACCTATAATCATACCTGAAGAATTCATTTTAGAAATTAGATATTAAGCATCACATTCTCAGTTCCTAAACGTGACAGTAAAACACGTGTAAAATGTAAAACAATCATACAAGAAACCAATATTATTATCTGAGCTTCTCTATAACAAAGACTAAATTGGTTGATAAAAACTTAGTATAAGATTATCGGCTACTCTAATTCACCGTCAGTTGGTTAATAAAGACGGTGAAGAGGGACCTTGGCCTCCACTCGTGCTGGATAAGAGCGCTTGCCTTACCATGGTTGTTGATCCTAGCCTTGATAGAAGTCAATTGGTCCAAAGCTTTCTGGGTACCAATGGTCAAGGTGTTCTCATTTGTACTGAAACTATGGGCAAGCTTGGCACCAACATCTGTATAGGTCAAGGGACTCTCAACGTGGCAGTAAGAAGCATTGAAGAAAAAACACACATCGACAAAAGAAAACAAGGAGCCTGgcaatcaaaaaaaagaaaaacactcaCTAAAAACAAAGAGTCAGTCATCCATATGAAAGAGCTCAAAAGAAAATACTCACAAAGTGACAGCAGCAATCAGGTCAGCATTTGCGAACCTCACTCCAGCATTGCATTTGGTGAGGTTACCGGATGCAATGTCGTAAGAAAGATCAGTACCAAGAGCAAGAAGGGGTGTTCCTACAACTCCAGAGAAATTGACCATGGGGTTTTCTGTCAATCCAATGCTATTACTGATGTTGTTGTACTCATGTTGATACTGAAGCTCGAGTTGTTTCCAGTCAAAACACTCAGAGATGTGATTAATCACTAACATAACCCTCATGTTACGATCATCAGAAACACAATACAACAAAACACAATACACACCTATTCCCTTAGATGGAGATCTTCAATGCTTCCTGAAACAGAAAGATACCATGTACCCTCCGACTACCTCTGTCAATCTCCATCCTCTGTAAACCGTACACTACCTTGCTTTCTGTTACACTCATCTTCTCATCGAGCTGATGCTTACTTAAATCAACATGGAGACATTGTTTCAGAAATTTACAAACAGAAACATGGAGACAAACAAATAAACAATCCGTAGTGATTCATAATCATACGAATAatgaataaaaaattataaaaaataattgAACATCTCAATCAATGAACGTCTCAACCATTCTGGTATTGGAATACAAATTCAACAGATGATAATAGTCACGCAGGTGCTCTAATAGACCCATCAACAATTACAGAGCAACAGGTGTTCTAACCAAATGAAGATACTATAAACTCAAACCATATTAAGTACACGACACTCTATACCACAATTCCGTATCCACAAGAATGATTCCTAGAAATCCCATGAGCTGTACACTGAAGGTACATATACATATCAAGTATACAGTATCATAAAAAGAAGACTAATACACTTATATCGTtcttgaaataataaataaaattagttAAATATGTTGCAAGACCAGATTTTTAAAAAATACAAGCAAAAGAGGAGACAAGACATCGTTGAACTACAATTTTTTAGCATCAAATTAGTTATAGATGTTCTCTTTTTCGGGTTGCGAATTAGCTGATACAAATTGGATGTGATGGCTGGACTCGGCATTGCTATTTTGGTGGCATGGTGGATATTTTTAGGGAACACTGACTATACAAACGAATAGACAATGCATTGTCttaaataaaattggaaaaatctATTTGAGATGGTGAATAACAAGAAATCAATTCCAATTGCACCaccatttttgtttttggtgtgcaGGTACTGATTTAGGAAAATTTAACTAAACACACGAAATTTAAACTTGACAAagtaaccaaaaaaaaagaaaaaaaactcgggACAGCTCTAACAGCACAGAAAAATCCCAGACCATATTACTAACACCACCAAGTTTGGCTTAAACCCACGTAGAGGTTCTGTACAAGATTCCAGCAGCAAAAGCAAAGCAAAATGACATGGAATCAACTAACTACCCCAGCTAGGGGAGGGAAGTCATGGAACTCAGTGAGTCCTTTTTACAAACAATATATGAAAACAAATGGTAAAAACATGAAACCGGGTGAAATCTGTACATcaattcaaaactaaaatcaaTAGTTGAAAGACGGAACTCATTGGGTGATTTTAACAAGCATGTAATGGGCTatctcaaaattcaattcattcatCAGTTTATGATGGAAAACTAAATTTGGATGGCTGCATTCAATCTTCACAAGAACATTTATATATCCAAAAACCAAGTCTGATAAAAGCAAACTAAGTGGTGGACATACTAACCATCCAGTAACACTTAAAATTATTTCAATGTCTCATCCAAAATGGCTTCAATGGACAGTCTCCTCTCATCTGCATCAACAAGTACTCCATAAAGCATCAAtagtcaccagaaaattcatccAACAGCATATGGAAACAAATTCTTAAACGAAAGAAATATTTTTACTATGTAATTCAGACCTGATAAAATCGAACAGAGTTTAGCACAAGCCTCAAACTCATTCCTGTGATTGACATATTAGCAACAATTGAGAACCAAAGAATCTCCCATAAAGGCACATGCTTGGATGTTGATAAGGCACTTGATTTAAAAACCATACCATACCCACAAATGCAGTCACAATGAAGTGGAATCCGATTAAAGTTGTTGCTAAAAAAGTAAACATATAAGAATTTAGTTCAACTGGATCTTCAAAAATAAGAACAAcaaagagattaaaaaaaaaaacaaattatatGCACCAACACGGCATCACGATTTAGGACATTGTGATTGAAATCAGCTTCAAAGGTGGAAAGGGGAGTTTAGCATCCAGAACTGTAGGAAATCACATACAAGAAACAAGTCATATTTAGTATAATATCCACAGGTACAAGTAAATACAATCCCTCTGCAAATCAAAAACAAATCCATCATTAACTAAACAACAAAATCCTAATCCACAAAATCAAACCCTTTCGAAAGCCTAATTACATCACCTGATACAGTTTGATGAATATCAAATACTAATTAAATGCCTTGGTTTGCAGAAAATCAGTCACGACCCAGAGAATTTTATACCAAATCCAAAGAAAAATCAATGAAAATTTCTACAAACACAATTTAGTGAAACCTTAATAAAACCCCCAAATCAAATCCTTAGTTTCACTCCAAATCTGAGAAGAATTTCAGATCTACTGGTTTCCTTTGCaaataagattgcttatcaaATGAAATTAGAGTTTTGATTTAGGGGATTTAGATACGAACGATTGTTCCTGAAGTTTGATAAACAAAACTAGAAAACAACTAAAAGAAGATCGGTGTTGTTGGTGGTGCGCTGGAGGGATGATGgtggtaaaaaaaaaatggtgtatTGAAGATCGGTGTTGGTGGTGTTCATGGAAGTGAAGGTGACCGGTGGTGGCTGGGAGGAGAAGGTAAGAAAGAAGAAACAAGGGAGAGAGATACAAAGGTGGAGAGATGGAAAGATAGGAGGTGGGTGAAGAGATAAGGTTTTTTCTTCATCCCGCCCGCTCACTTTAGAATCTCAGATTGCTCAATCGTGGCCATACACAGTGTGGGCCCAAAAATACTGACACAAAACTACCAGATCTACATCGTAATTTGAGGGTCTCTGAATTGGAGGGTAAAATGGTAAATATATTTAGTTATTCAGAGACAGCTATATAGGTTCTCGGATTTTTTGCGTGTTTTTACCATATCAGAGACCGTTATATTTGGTCAGCAGCCCAACTACGGTCATTGAGGGTCTCAGATGTGTGTTGTTTAatacccattttccactagtgttagcttgtgcgttattcttttccttgttaaacctgcaattcctatccatgtggtttggtttattacaggtataacaaagaaactcagaattggaattctgtcaaTTTCTTGacgggtgttggttcttgttttgattaggccttcctcctttcttttggttcgggttaggtttcaggtCCCTCTTCTTAGGTTTCAGGTCCCtcttcttaggtttcaaactaggatgagtcttattgttagaaacaatgagaatttcttccttcttatcttgtttccgagcttcttcctcaaccctgagcttaacaatcaaactttcaagagaaaattctttagtcttgtgatgcaaagtattacgaaaatctttccatctaggtggtaaattgtcaatcattacagaaacttgaaatttttcatcagttttcataccttcggtcataatttcgtggtaaattttttgaagttcatgagcctgtgcaacaactgacctatcatccaccatttggtatctcaaatACCGGCTCACAACATACTTCTTTGAAccagcttcctcggtgtcatattttttctgtaatgcatcccatacatctttagcagtttcaaaagttgaataatactcatataaatcatcagataatgcattaagaatgtagtttttgcaatcaaagtcatcatcgacccatttgtcaatggccttctgtttctcctcaagagtttgagaaacaacttctttggcaccaccggtaggaggtggatcagtaGCAACAGCACCAGCATCAGCATCGGCAGCAGCAACATCAGCCTTATCAGCAGAAGCAGTCTTATCATCAGCAGGTTtcgggttccaggatgaacactcgacacaatcatatgcagcttcatgagtttgagataaaagaacatcttcagcttccatcttctgaaatgcagcccttcaaatttgaatgcattgttggtatcatcaacgcgcttcttttcaacctccatagcaaaatcaactaccttaaaattgttggaaacagtgaacaaataatgaaatggaatctcaaacagctgagtcgcgcggactaggtcgctatctttaaggtatttcgcgactctgcctcttgattgtgctagcattCAAAAAAATTGTCGAacacctatgggataaaacagctgaatCTCtgttgttcgatttctctgcaccttgagaaatcgaaccaactctTACTCTATCGTACACTTGCTCATAATACAATTATATGAAAAAACTCAGTAATTCATCTTCTCCAAAAACTGTCTTTTATAACTCAAAGGAAATCAATTCGGTCTAATGagaataaaatcaataataacTGCCTACTtaaaatcctccataacagtaATAAAATGGTTAGAATATAAAACCGAAATTAATgaatttaattgagaatattaagttgacAAAAAACATTATGGAAATCAGAAGTTGAATCTGCAAAAAAAATAACTTTTAAATAAGTAGACCCCCAAGACCgccaaggccccgctctcccgaattattatttttaagtaatatagatatatataatatacctagtcaaatgcatAGGGTGAGACTTGATCCCAAATCTATaatgtgggagcccaaaataataccaccgcACTATTTCTTTTAGTTTGGtttaatattacaaaaatatgtttttaaatatatatcccAACAGTAAAGAAAGTAATAAACAATGTCAGGATCGTACCACCTTTAAGGACCTTTGAGTTTTGGTGTGACTCGTGAGCTTCCCATTCTTGATCAAGTTTGCTCGAGTTGGGATATCAGAGGAAATGtgtgaagtttgcatttctaaagaaGAATCTAAATATACAGTGAACATTACACACACACAGCCATCCGTCTCAATAGGTCAAAGTGCTATCATAAACCATGAATGAATTATAAAGATGTGTGCCTGACAAGCGAATTTGAAGAACATACAAGCAGACTTATATTGCAAAACTAGAGATCGACGtgattaataatgtgcatttattaataaTAAGGATTACAGAATAATAAAGAGATGGATGTGATTAAGCAACCTTGAGATTTCAAGCTTACATAAActcatttcaaaaagaaaaacaactttataaaatggttttgttactcctctgtttttaaaaattaggcaagtttggttttcacaaaaattaagaaaaccaatcatTGTACCCACTTTTTCATGTTTTATCCTAAACTATCATTTGGTCCTCACTCATTTGTTATTAAAAAAAGAGGAAAGAGAAATGGTCCCCTTTTTATAGTAGgagagaaaaaggagagagagaagtggtccctctCTATGAgtatagtagtaaaatcataacatttgactttccatatATGGAAACAAGCTTattttttgacatacccaaataAGAAAACCTGCCTatattttagaaacggagggaataTCGGTCACTGAATCGTTAATTTTCCGACTCACTATTTCACCTACTCATTGACTCAGCGAGTCACCTGCTTAGTTTTTGGACTATAGATATGAACTGAAAAGGTCAGACTTAATACTTTAGTTTTGTTAATATCTACTTACTGATGGTGATTATAACAAAAAATTGTTCAAAGTAAAATTGAATTCGGAAAACggattatttgtccaaatatttttaaaatatggtctaaatggacgagtaaaaattaatatgggtgaaatggacaccaaaaaaataataaggatgaaactggattcatcctgacttaaactaaaaaaatagcaaggatgaaactgggtacatcctgatgtaaattaaaaaataaaaaaatatttgaaaataggtaggatgaaactgtttacatcctgactgtttttacatttttgtctatttaaacagtatcaaaatctaaaagtCCTTTCCattcaggaattgttgattttggtctttttaaccaattttgtgaattgaATTCTCGTTACAATAACTCGCAAATTTCAATATTTCCAATATGGTGCTCTGTTGCTGGAGATACCAACTCGTCCAGGaataggtaggatgaaactgtttacatcctgactgtttttatatttttgtctatttaaacagtatcaaaatctaaaagtccttttcatccaggaattgttgattttggtctttttaaccaattttatgaatTGAATTCTCGTTACAATAACTCGCAAATTTCAATATTTCCGATATGGTGCTCCGTTACTGGAGATACCAACTCGTCCTCATTTCATTTCTCTTCGTATTCCTTTTTCCCAATACAAGACCAAGTTTTCCCAATATACGACCAAGTATGTGCTGGATGAAAAGAAGGACAAGGAATTCCAAGATTCCATAACCTGACTAGCAGATCTCCCTAGTCAATCAAAAAGTAAATTAACATCTACaaagaaaaacacaaaattggttaaaaagatcaaaatcaataatttttgggtgaaaaagatatttagatttagatactgtttaaattgacaaaaatgtaaaaatagccgggatacaaacagtttcatcctacccattttcaagtattttttttttatgtttaatttacatcaggataaatccagtttcatccttgctattttttaagtttaagtcaggatgaatccagtttcatccttgttatttttttgttgtccatttcacccatactaatttttactcgtccatttcaaccatgttttaaaaatatttggacaaatgacccattttccgaaagaAAAAATGATAGTGCCGATAGCTGCTGCTTGGTGCAGTTGAACCATCACTTGCTTCTGCCATGTTTGTGTTGGTTCCGCTTGATAAGGGTTAGGGTTCGTTTTCTCTCTTCACAGATGGAGGCGGCAAATTTTTGGATACGGTTCACTCTAGAAAAGTATACTACTTATATGGGTAAGACATCTACCCTTTGATTTAGGGTTCACTTAAGACATCTGCCCTCTGATATATGTTTGCtttaggggtgagcataaaaaccggaaccgcggatttaacccgtatccgtccgtaaaattgcggatttcacccaaaccgcaagacgtatgggccggacacgggtgggattctcaaatccgcatgcgATGCGGATGCGGTTCCGGTTGTCatttgaaaaccgcggattaccgcaatcgtagaaagaagcaaagttttcttaaagtatgaacctaggcccaaagagaaagaagtgaagttcTTTGATCACTTAGTTAACTAAATGAATTTAGGCCCAAAAAGAGAGAAGTAAAGTCCTTAAAacactaactgaatttaggcccaacaaaTAGAATCAAAACTAAGTTAACTAACTGAATACTGAATGGTAGATGGTGTTTGGCAAGTTGATGTTGTCAGTGATCCGTTCACAGAATCACAGTTCACACACTGTGCAGGCCTAAGAGAGCGTATGGACGCTGTTAGGCATAACAGAACCATTCCCTGCACATATAATATAAACAAGAGAAACAAGTTACAGAACTAGTATGAATTATGAAGTTATAGACTGAACTGAGCTCGTAATGGGCTAGGACCGTCAACTAGTTTCATAGTTCACATCCAAAAGCTAAACTGATAGTTGTCCCGTTGAGGTAACAATGTGGCATGCATCATCCTCAGTTGGACGATTGTTTGTGTTCGTTTCAACCATTACATCGAAATGGAACATTTTCTGCTCTAAAGTTAGTGGGCTTGGCCTaacaaatccgcggttaatccgcaaccggcccgtaTAATCCGTTGATCCGCAGAGattaaatccgcgggtgattggaccGGTCACGGTTccatttttcaaatccgcaattttgacggtttggttgcgggtgacccctaatccgcaaccgtacGTCCGCTGCACACCCCTAGTTTGCTTGATAGGACGTGGAGGGTTGGATTTATTTTTAAGAGGTCATAGCATGATGGGTCATGGACTTGTTGATGGGCTCGTGTTTGGATATATTTCTATACTGGTGGCAGGCAGTTCACCAGTGTTAGATGCATATATGATGATTACAAAGGAGATCATCCTCTATTTTCTGCATCAGTTATTATTTAGgattagttcataattttcagGGTGACATGTGTATCATTTTCTATCATTGCGGTAAAGGATCATTCCTATCTTCCATACAATTGCATCTCTTGGTGTATAACTGCACAACCAGGAGTCCAGAGTTATTAAGAAGTTCTAAGCTATCTTGAACAACACTATACTGTATCTCTTTGTCCATTCCTGTCATTTTTGTAGTCCCTCTCTCTAAATGTAGATTACAAATTCCTTTCTCTATTGCCCACCTCACTGCCTCTGCCTGTTCAGAATCTACAACTTTGTTTGGAATGCATCGAGCTCCATAACAAATACCTGCACCATCAAGAAGAATTAGTCCTAAGCCTGCTTCACTAGATTCTCTTATGAATGCCTAGTTGACAAGGGAATGTGTTTTACACCGTAAGAAAATCAGCTCCTAATGGATTCCTAATAGGAAATATAATATTTTTccataacaaaagaaaaagacagACCATTGATTCCTAAAACTCAGCTCCAAGATAGCCACCTCTGGTAGGTCAAAATCGGTTATCCAGTAACATATAGTATGCAACGGTTGCCTGAAATTTTGTAATTGATTATAAGTTTATAACATAAGAAACTTGGGAAATAGTGTAGTTCAAAACTATATGCACGAAGATACCTCATTTTGAACTTTGTTGCCAAGAGATTCAATCAATTGGTTCCCGTCAAATCccatctgaatcactttcataagAATTTCTTCATCCATCTGCCAAATTAGAATAGAACAAATGCTGTTTACACAATGTGAGATCTAGAAGACCGGAACATAGTTATACTGAAGCAAGATACAACTACAGAAAGGTTATGCAAAAGCAGATACACAAAACTTAGGAAAAGAGCTCAACAACAAATTTGGTATCTCAGCAAGATACACTTGATGGTCGCACCCTAGAGGTTTGGGCTTCAATGGGGTTCGAATCCCACATGCATCGGGGTTTGGAGGAATTTGCCATGAGGCAGTAATAAGCCAATGGCACCATTGTTGACCTTATCCTCTATTAACTTTTCTCATTAAACACAATGATGACCAGGGCCATCACTCATGTAAATTTGGTTTCAGACCATAAAAACATATACATATACCTTATTTGTCTGTTCCATTGTGTCTGGTGGAGGAACAGCTAAATAGCTTGGAAGATGAGTTTGGAACCATGGATGCTGACGAATCTCAGGAATGGTAATTCGCTTCATTGGATCTACCACAAGCATCCTCAGGATCAAATCCCTTGCTCCATCTGATAGATGACTCGGTAACGTATAAATTCCACCCTGAGGTAAGGACGAAGCGAAACAAAAGGCAGAAGACCTTAACCTCTATACCCAAAAAGATTATAAACACCGACTATTAAGATTACTATAGGAATAGCATGAGCGTAACAAACTCATAAAGCGTAAGTTTATATCCTCTGCATTCATCTAACTATTTGCATGCCATGGGAACAAGTAAAGCGAGATAGCAAATACATATTTAACCTCTACGACTGATACAGTCTGTTCAAGGTAAAATAGAAAATGGTAGCTTCGCCTCTGTAGAATCAAGCTTTTGATACTATATACATCTTggtttataaatacaaattagttTAGGATTTTACCTTTATTTTTTTGAACAGGTTAGGCATGTTTGTATCATCAAAGGGTAGAGCTTCACATAGAAGGGCATACAAAGTAACACCACAGCTCCAGATATCTACCTCAGGCCCAGTGTATGGTTTTCCAGATATCACCTAATAAGCAGATATAAGAAAC from Papaver somniferum cultivar HN1 unplaced genomic scaffold, ASM357369v1 unplaced-scaffold_131, whole genome shotgun sequence encodes the following:
- the LOC113332320 gene encoding mitochondrial outer membrane protein porin of 34 kDa-like — its product is MRVMLVINHISECFDWKQLELQYQHEYNNISNSIGLTENPMVNFSGVVGTPLLALGTDLSYDIASGSLFSFVDVCFFFNASYCHVESPLTYTDVGAKLAHSFSTNENTLTIGTQKALDQLTSIKARINNHGKASALIQHEWRPRYDYRCSWVNRLLPVALALVFLTSQIISDLPIQAFQ